A genomic region of Rheinheimera sp. MMS21-TC3 contains the following coding sequences:
- a CDS encoding DUF3530 family protein: protein MRRTFHYFICSLLYFFSISIPVVFAANTAYIAADFERQFPTEERVELSAESAFMALFLPRVTGFQQGTVILIADANEHAASPKYINYLRKHLTELGWNTLSIMPPPISLFDTNSLNSYQQQLQQRTATAINYAKREPGAIVIISQGSSAAIINQLYAQQQLTTPAALIILGTYSPVPELNKQFAQAIASHAVPVLDISNSADNEWGLSQLKQRQQQVEKNFKAVYRQRLIAGSGYSESNQSWVLQEIYGWLVSIGL from the coding sequence ATGCGGCGTACCTTTCACTACTTTATATGTAGTTTACTCTATTTTTTTTCGATCAGTATACCTGTCGTTTTTGCAGCAAATACTGCTTATATTGCAGCAGATTTTGAGCGACAGTTTCCTACTGAAGAACGGGTAGAGTTAAGCGCAGAATCAGCGTTTATGGCTTTATTTTTACCTAGAGTAACCGGCTTTCAACAAGGTACTGTCATATTAATTGCTGATGCTAATGAGCATGCAGCTAGCCCAAAATACATCAACTATTTACGAAAGCACCTAACTGAGCTAGGTTGGAATACATTATCTATTATGCCTCCCCCTATTAGCCTTTTTGATACCAACAGTTTAAATAGCTATCAACAACAATTACAACAGCGCACGGCAACAGCTATTAATTACGCCAAACGTGAGCCTGGTGCTATTGTCATTATCAGTCAAGGTAGTAGCGCGGCTATTATTAATCAACTATATGCCCAACAACAACTCACAACGCCAGCTGCTTTAATTATTTTAGGCACCTATTCACCTGTTCCAGAGCTAAATAAACAATTTGCACAAGCTATAGCTAGCCATGCAGTGCCCGTTTTAGATATCAGTAATAGTGCAGATAATGAATGGGGCTTAAGCCAACTAAAGCAGCGCCAACAACAAGTAGAAAAAAACTTTAAAGCAGTTTATCGGCAACGCCTTATCGCTGGATCTGGCTATTCTGAAAGCAACCAGAGCTGGGTATTGCAGGAAATATACGGTTGGTTAGTCTCTATAGGTTTATAG
- the djlA gene encoding co-chaperone DjlA has product MWGKILGALFGLAIFRIPGLILGVMIGHWFDQTYSQKFEQNGGFSGLFNENPDEQALFRYTTFSTMGHIAKAAGVVTQAHIQQALHFMAQLDLSPEQQKEAQAAFRDGKLVSFPLRQQLQLFYQVYRRRKEVLQLFLEIQISTACLQGKMADGQYQLLQQVAGYLNVSSVQLDRLLQAYGTQSRQQQGTSKLKINDAYRVLGVDSTINETGLKRAYRKLMSQHHPDKLMAQGVPAEMLEIAKQRTQDIQAAYELIKRQRSK; this is encoded by the coding sequence GTGTGGGGTAAAATTTTAGGTGCCTTATTTGGCTTAGCAATATTTCGCATACCGGGTTTAATACTAGGAGTGATGATAGGTCATTGGTTTGATCAGACTTATAGTCAAAAGTTTGAGCAAAATGGTGGTTTTAGTGGTTTATTTAATGAAAACCCAGATGAGCAAGCATTATTTCGCTATACCACTTTTTCTACTATGGGCCATATTGCTAAAGCAGCGGGTGTAGTGACACAGGCGCATATCCAGCAAGCTTTGCATTTTATGGCACAATTAGATCTTAGTCCTGAGCAGCAAAAAGAAGCTCAAGCAGCCTTTCGTGATGGTAAGTTAGTCAGTTTTCCACTACGTCAGCAATTGCAGTTGTTTTATCAAGTTTATCGTAGGCGTAAAGAAGTACTACAGTTATTTTTAGAAATTCAAATCAGTACAGCCTGTTTACAGGGAAAAATGGCTGACGGCCAATATCAGCTGTTGCAACAAGTTGCGGGATACTTAAATGTTAGCTCTGTACAGTTAGATCGTTTATTACAAGCCTATGGTACGCAAAGTCGGCAACAGCAGGGAACTAGTAAACTAAAGATTAATGATGCCTATAGAGTGTTAGGCGTTGACTCTACTATTAATGAAACTGGGCTGAAACGTGCGTATCGTAAATTAATGTCACAACATCATCCAGATAAGCTAATGGCCCAAGGTGTGCCTGCAGAAATGCTAGAAATTGCAAAACAACGAACTCAAGATATTCAAGCCGCTTATGAGTTAATTAAGCGCCAGCGTAGTAAGTAA
- the lptD gene encoding LPS assembly protein LptD produces the protein MKHRLALFLYLPLVATCSQAFADQPRVNICYQPIILPDAVSKLNINDPAININSNSIALSNNQTANFSGQVEISYRDTLLIAPNASLNRLAQSLTAEGGIAYFNSSITVNGSSFAADLTNDSATLADAQYQFISQAGRGYAQHLQASTQGLSLNSALFTTCPTADNSWALHAKEINIEAEDGWGEARHAVFKVSDIPVFYLPYLTFPVNDQRRSGVLLPTLSSSQKVGLEIELPYYFNLAPNYDLKLTPRYMSKRGLQLKSNFRYLTEQHSGNMQLEYLHDDNEKVNNFGPRYLGHLSHISDFTPQIRAYIDVTDVSDDTYLNDLGSDYANQSDTQLLREAAISYYGENVHSQLKVQGFEILGNYDSAYSALPELQLKSAKPIALIPNVNFAWQAQYAHFTNNNADIKDADRLHLQPTIEMPFITPALEVTAQASLLYTYYQQTAADNISGIRASINRTVPKFSIHSRLNLEREYDWFGEPALQTFEPQIQYLYIPYRDQTDIGLYDTTRLQDDYHGLFRQNRYSGLDRINQANQITLGWTSRFYDNADNELFRFSLGQIFFLEQPTITPDNEDELTSTESMLASELIWHWYRKWYFSTALQYDIDNEQLIKSNASLDYRSGDKSLFQLNHRYSRAVSGLEIQQLGVLGAKPISDNFQLVGSYYRDVTNNRMIDASLGLQYESCCWAVRIIAKRQVITDLELPVGNFTQTSKLDSSIGLQFVLKGFGDSAGFGVSDMLSNGIFSYRRPYLLTN, from the coding sequence ATGAAACATCGGTTAGCTCTGTTTTTATATCTCCCCCTAGTGGCAACTTGCAGCCAAGCATTTGCTGATCAGCCTCGTGTTAATATCTGCTACCAGCCGATTATACTGCCTGATGCTGTCTCAAAGTTAAATATTAATGATCCTGCTATTAATATTAACTCTAATTCAATAGCCTTAAGTAATAATCAAACCGCGAATTTTAGTGGCCAAGTTGAAATAAGTTACCGAGATACTCTATTAATAGCACCTAATGCAAGCTTAAATCGTTTAGCCCAAAGCTTAACTGCTGAAGGCGGCATTGCTTACTTTAATAGCAGTATTACAGTTAATGGTAGCAGCTTTGCAGCTGATCTTACTAACGATAGTGCAACACTTGCTGATGCTCAGTATCAATTTATCAGCCAAGCCGGTCGCGGTTATGCTCAGCATCTACAAGCTAGTACACAAGGATTATCTTTAAACAGCGCCTTATTTACCACTTGTCCCACCGCAGATAACAGCTGGGCCTTACACGCTAAAGAAATTAACATCGAAGCCGAGGATGGCTGGGGCGAAGCGCGGCATGCTGTGTTTAAAGTTAGCGACATTCCGGTATTTTATCTACCCTATTTAACTTTCCCAGTAAATGATCAACGCCGCTCGGGTGTATTATTACCCACCCTAAGTAGCTCGCAAAAAGTAGGGTTAGAAATAGAACTACCCTATTACTTTAATCTTGCGCCTAATTATGATCTTAAATTAACGCCTCGCTATATGAGTAAACGCGGTTTACAGCTAAAATCTAATTTTCGCTACTTAACCGAACAACACAGTGGCAATATGCAGCTAGAGTACCTGCATGATGATAATGAAAAAGTAAATAATTTTGGCCCGCGTTATCTAGGCCATCTAAGCCACATAAGTGACTTTACCCCACAGATTAGAGCATATATTGATGTCACAGACGTCAGTGATGATACTTACTTAAATGACCTTGGTTCTGATTATGCTAACCAAAGTGATACCCAATTATTACGTGAAGCGGCTATTAGTTATTATGGTGAAAACGTTCACTCCCAACTGAAAGTACAAGGCTTTGAAATACTCGGTAACTATGACTCAGCTTATAGCGCCTTGCCAGAATTACAATTAAAGTCAGCTAAACCTATAGCGCTAATACCTAATGTGAACTTTGCTTGGCAAGCGCAATATGCGCATTTTACTAATAATAATGCCGACATTAAAGATGCTGACCGGCTACACTTACAGCCGACTATTGAAATGCCCTTTATTACGCCAGCACTTGAAGTGACAGCACAAGCTAGTTTACTTTACACTTATTACCAACAAACAGCCGCCGATAATATCAGTGGTATCCGAGCTAGCATTAATCGCACTGTTCCCAAATTTAGCATCCATAGCCGGCTTAATTTAGAGCGTGAATATGATTGGTTTGGCGAGCCTGCATTACAAACATTTGAGCCTCAAATCCAGTATCTCTATATTCCGTATCGTGACCAAACCGATATCGGTTTATATGACACTACTCGATTACAAGATGATTATCATGGTTTATTTAGACAGAATCGTTACTCAGGCTTAGATCGTATAAACCAAGCTAACCAAATAACTTTAGGTTGGACCTCGCGTTTTTATGATAATGCCGATAACGAGTTATTTAGATTCAGTTTAGGCCAGATTTTTTTTCTAGAGCAGCCGACTATTACACCAGACAATGAAGATGAGTTGACCTCTACAGAATCAATGTTAGCATCTGAATTAATATGGCATTGGTACCGTAAGTGGTACTTTAGTACCGCCTTGCAATATGATATTGATAATGAGCAGTTGATAAAAAGCAATGCTTCTTTAGATTATCGCTCAGGTGATAAAAGTTTATTTCAATTGAACCATAGGTATAGCCGAGCAGTCTCAGGACTTGAGATCCAGCAGCTTGGTGTCTTAGGCGCTAAACCAATTAGTGATAACTTCCAACTAGTTGGTAGTTACTATCGCGACGTAACAAATAACCGTATGATAGACGCTAGTTTAGGTTTGCAGTATGAATCCTGCTGCTGGGCCGTACGAATTATTGCAAAACGGCAAGTTATTACCGATTTGGAACTGCCTGTAGGCAATTTCACCCAAACTAGTAAGCTTGATAGCAGTATCGGCTTACAATTTGTCCTTAAAGGCTTTGGCGACAGCGCCGGCTTTGGTGTTAGCGATATGTTATCTAATGGTATATTTAGCTATCGTCGACCATATTTACTCACTAATTGA
- the surA gene encoding peptidylprolyl isomerase SurA produces MKLSKIIVTALLCCGSLALNAQEREVDRITAIVDNGVVLKSDVTEVINRVKRNALAQGQTLPSDSALHTQALERLILTNIQLQLAQRMGLQISDAQLDDTIRNIAQSENLSLEAFRQKITEDEGDYERFRERLREEIITGEVVRANVQRRIYINPKEVDTLMKIMEEQGAVSEQYNLGHILIAIPNQATNEAIQDAKDRATKTLELLREGSDFKRIAIASSSGSKALEGGDLGWMNINEMPTLFSEAIRGRKKSDIIGPLRSGAGFHILTIFDIRGENVAEIQEVNSRHILIKPSIILSEERARSMLTEFVTKLRTGDADFAELAKEYSEDPGSKLNGGELGWSDTSIFVPAFRDTLNRLEPNEISEPFRTEHGWHITQVLGKRTIDATADKKREQIYRMIFNRRFNEESESFLRELRNEAHIEVMSGN; encoded by the coding sequence ATGAAGTTATCTAAAATCATTGTTACCGCGCTGTTGTGTTGTGGCAGTTTAGCGTTAAACGCGCAAGAGCGTGAGGTTGATCGCATTACAGCTATTGTTGACAATGGCGTAGTCTTAAAAAGCGACGTCACTGAAGTAATTAATAGAGTTAAACGTAACGCTTTAGCCCAAGGGCAAACCTTACCTTCAGATAGCGCATTACATACCCAAGCTTTAGAGCGCTTAATACTGACCAACATCCAACTGCAACTAGCTCAGCGCATGGGACTACAAATAAGTGATGCCCAATTAGATGACACTATTCGCAATATCGCCCAAAGTGAAAACTTATCTCTAGAGGCGTTTAGGCAAAAAATAACTGAAGATGAAGGCGATTATGAACGTTTTCGGGAGCGCTTACGCGAAGAGATAATTACCGGTGAAGTGGTTCGTGCCAACGTTCAACGTCGCATCTACATCAATCCAAAAGAAGTTGATACTTTAATGAAAATTATGGAAGAACAGGGTGCGGTAAGTGAGCAGTATAACCTTGGCCATATTTTGATTGCTATTCCCAACCAAGCAACTAATGAAGCAATCCAAGATGCCAAAGATCGCGCGACTAAAACCTTAGAGCTATTGCGTGAAGGCAGTGATTTTAAACGTATTGCTATCGCCTCTTCATCAGGTAGTAAGGCGCTTGAAGGTGGTGATTTAGGCTGGATGAATATTAACGAAATGCCGACATTATTTTCTGAAGCTATTCGCGGCAGAAAAAAATCTGACATTATTGGCCCACTACGTTCAGGAGCAGGCTTCCATATTTTAACTATTTTTGATATTCGTGGTGAAAACGTTGCTGAAATTCAAGAAGTCAATTCACGCCATATTTTAATAAAGCCGTCTATCATTTTAAGCGAAGAACGGGCGCGCTCTATGCTAACGGAATTTGTTACCAAGCTTCGCACGGGTGATGCTGACTTTGCCGAGTTAGCCAAAGAATACTCGGAAGATCCAGGATCAAAATTAAATGGTGGTGAGCTAGGTTGGAGTGACACCAGTATTTTTGTTCCTGCCTTTCGTGACACCCTTAATCGCTTAGAGCCAAATGAAATAAGTGAACCCTTCCGTACTGAGCATGGTTGGCATATAACACAAGTGTTAGGCAAGCGTACTATTGATGCAACAGCTGATAAAAAAAGAGAGCAAATTTATCGAATGATATTTAATCGTCGCTTTAACGAAGAGTCAGAGAGCTTTTTACGCGAACTCCGTAATGAAGCCCATATCGAAGTGATGTCGGGGAACTAA